From one Catenuloplanes nepalensis genomic stretch:
- a CDS encoding glycoside hydrolase family 9 protein yields MNRSRSTLGGALVAAIVFSPSAARAAEPEQIVNGTFDNGLTAPWWTTANLTPAVVDGRLCVDVPGGTVNPWDAIIGQDDIPLVAGETYAFSFFGIATPATPVRALIQLPVDPWTQYLAQVPVVNVSGDTYTYTFTAPVDLPNAQVAFQIGGSADPWRLCLDDVSLTGGAEEEPYEPETGPRVKVNQVGYLPSGPKNATLVTDATDPVEWSLRTADGLEEASGRTVPRGEDGSSGLTVHSIDFGAAQATGTGFTLTADGETSHPFDIVADLYGTLATDALKFYYTQRSGIEISDELRPGYGRPAGHVQVAPNRGDIEVPCQPGVCDYTLDVSGGWYDAGDHGKYVVNGGISVHQLLSEFERAPALHRDGALAIPESGNGVPDLLDEARWEQDFLLSMQVPAGEERAGMAHHKIHDAAWTGLPLLPHLDPQPRELHAPSTAATLNLAATAAQAARVFAGYDDAFAARNLAAARTAWAAALANPAIYAPASDGIGGGAYSDDNVTDEFYWAAAELYITTGEPAFRDYLLNSPLHTADIWDERGFSWGSVAQLGRLDLAAVPNALPDRDRVRASVLAGAERYLAIQAGSAFGLTYDPANHRFDWGSNSSVLNNAIVLAVAYDLSGDVRFRDGALQGFDYVLGRNALGQSYVTGYGEQDSENQHSRWYARQLNPDLPNPPPGTLAGGPNSDIQDPVAQRLLTGCAAQFCYIDDIESWATNELTINWNAPLAWMAAFAGSTQSCDVTYRNHGTWPGGFTAQVSVKNTGRTAIDGWRLGWDLPAGSSVARSWSAQVTQKGTSVTAAAYPWNAVIKPGATVTFGLTGDGAATAPGHFRLNGTVCG; encoded by the coding sequence GTGAATAGATCGAGAAGCACCCTGGGCGGCGCGCTCGTCGCCGCGATCGTGTTCAGCCCGAGCGCGGCACGGGCGGCCGAGCCGGAGCAGATCGTCAACGGCACTTTCGACAACGGGCTCACCGCACCCTGGTGGACCACCGCGAACCTGACACCGGCCGTCGTGGACGGGCGGCTCTGCGTGGACGTGCCGGGCGGCACCGTCAACCCGTGGGACGCGATCATCGGGCAGGACGACATTCCGCTGGTGGCCGGCGAGACCTACGCGTTCTCGTTCTTCGGCATCGCCACGCCCGCCACGCCGGTCCGTGCGCTGATCCAGCTGCCGGTCGACCCGTGGACGCAGTATCTCGCGCAGGTGCCGGTGGTGAACGTCTCCGGCGACACCTACACGTACACGTTCACCGCCCCGGTCGACCTGCCGAACGCGCAGGTCGCGTTCCAGATCGGCGGCAGCGCGGACCCGTGGCGGCTCTGCCTGGACGACGTGTCACTGACCGGCGGCGCCGAGGAGGAGCCGTACGAGCCGGAGACCGGGCCGCGCGTCAAGGTCAACCAGGTCGGCTACCTGCCGTCCGGACCGAAGAACGCCACGCTGGTCACGGACGCGACCGACCCGGTGGAGTGGTCACTGCGCACCGCCGACGGCCTCGAAGAAGCGAGCGGGCGGACCGTGCCGCGCGGCGAGGACGGCAGCTCCGGGCTGACCGTGCACAGCATCGACTTCGGCGCGGCCCAGGCCACCGGCACGGGATTCACGCTGACCGCGGACGGCGAGACCAGCCACCCGTTCGACATCGTGGCCGACCTCTACGGCACGCTCGCCACGGACGCGCTGAAGTTCTACTACACCCAGCGCAGCGGCATCGAGATCTCCGACGAGCTGCGCCCCGGCTACGGCCGCCCGGCCGGCCACGTGCAGGTCGCGCCGAACAGGGGCGACATCGAGGTGCCGTGCCAGCCCGGCGTCTGCGACTACACGCTGGACGTCTCCGGTGGCTGGTACGACGCCGGCGACCACGGCAAGTACGTGGTGAACGGCGGCATCTCCGTGCACCAACTGCTGAGCGAGTTCGAACGCGCCCCGGCGCTGCACCGCGACGGCGCGCTGGCCATCCCGGAGAGCGGCAACGGCGTGCCGGATCTGCTCGACGAGGCCCGCTGGGAACAGGACTTCCTGCTCAGCATGCAGGTCCCGGCCGGTGAGGAACGGGCCGGCATGGCACACCACAAGATCCACGACGCGGCCTGGACCGGGCTGCCGCTGCTGCCGCACCTGGACCCGCAGCCGCGCGAGCTGCACGCGCCGTCCACCGCGGCCACGCTCAACCTCGCGGCCACGGCGGCGCAGGCGGCCCGGGTGTTCGCCGGATACGACGACGCCTTCGCGGCCCGCAACCTGGCCGCGGCCCGCACCGCGTGGGCGGCCGCGCTCGCCAACCCGGCGATCTACGCGCCCGCGTCCGACGGGATCGGCGGTGGGGCGTACAGCGACGACAACGTCACGGACGAGTTCTACTGGGCCGCGGCCGAGCTGTACATCACCACCGGCGAGCCGGCGTTCCGGGACTATCTGCTGAACTCGCCGCTGCACACCGCGGACATCTGGGACGAGCGCGGCTTCAGCTGGGGCAGCGTGGCGCAGCTCGGCCGCCTCGACCTGGCCGCGGTGCCGAACGCGCTGCCGGACCGGGACCGGGTCCGCGCGTCCGTGCTGGCCGGTGCGGAGAGGTACCTGGCGATCCAGGCCGGGTCCGCGTTCGGGCTGACCTACGACCCGGCGAACCACCGCTTCGACTGGGGCTCGAACAGCAGCGTGCTGAACAACGCGATCGTGCTGGCCGTGGCGTACGACCTGAGCGGTGACGTGCGGTTCCGGGACGGCGCGCTGCAGGGCTTCGACTACGTGCTCGGCCGCAACGCGCTCGGCCAGTCCTACGTGACCGGCTACGGCGAGCAGGACTCGGAGAACCAGCACAGCCGCTGGTACGCCCGCCAGCTGAACCCGGACCTGCCGAACCCGCCGCCGGGCACGCTCGCCGGTGGGCCGAACTCGGACATCCAGGACCCGGTGGCGCAGCGGCTGCTCACCGGCTGCGCGGCTCAGTTCTGCTACATCGACGACATCGAGAGCTGGGCCACGAACGAACTGACCATCAACTGGAACGCGCCGCTGGCCTGGATGGCCGCGTTCGCCGGCTCGACCCAGAGCTGCGACGTCACGTACCGCAACCACGGCACCTGGCCGGGCGGCTTCACCGCGCAGGTCTCCGTGAAGAACACCGGCCGCACCGCGATCGACGGCTGGCGGCTCGGCTGGGACCTCCCGGCCGGATCGTCCGTCGCCCGGTCGTGGAGCGCGCAGGTCACCCAGAAGGGGACGAGCGTCACCGCCGCGGCGTACCCGTGGAACGCGGTGATCAAGCCGGGTGCGACCGTGACCTTCGGGCTCACCGGTGACGGCGCGGCCACGGCGCCCGGCCACTTCCGGCTGAACGGCACCGTCTGCGGGTGA
- a CDS encoding PP2C family protein-serine/threonine phosphatase, giving the protein MSVPPATRGLPRDGAPPAVAGRLHVLLIEDDEGDAFLVGELLAEANAAVELQVARSLTEAQAHISGVDCILLDLGLPDAQGLDGLRRVLTMAGRAAVCVLTGRQDEHLGVDAVAEGAQDYLVKGQVDGVLLTRALRYAVERKRADENALRLREAELRQAESARLERGLLPQPLLRDIKQAAVHMFYRPGRSRGLIGGDFYDVVQTAEGHLQLIVGDVCGHGVDEAALGVELRVAWRALVVAGVPDDEILPALEQVLISERRLPEIFTTVAAIKLDLDANRATVRLAGHPQPLLLAGGDVKPIPAPNGLLLGVSPRPVRSFDIEFPSEDWSILMYTDGLIEGHIGQGTERLDVSGLCRLLAEPPATDIPLAELPPWLVGRAEELNGGALADDVAMLLISRGRGR; this is encoded by the coding sequence ATGAGTGTCCCGCCCGCGACGCGGGGACTGCCCCGCGACGGCGCCCCGCCCGCTGTGGCCGGGCGCCTTCACGTGCTCCTCATCGAGGACGACGAGGGCGACGCGTTCCTGGTCGGTGAGCTGCTCGCCGAGGCGAACGCGGCCGTCGAGCTCCAGGTGGCGCGCAGCCTCACCGAGGCGCAGGCGCACATCTCCGGCGTCGACTGCATCCTGCTCGACCTGGGCCTGCCGGACGCGCAGGGCCTGGACGGGCTCCGCCGCGTGCTGACCATGGCCGGCCGGGCCGCGGTCTGCGTGCTCACCGGCCGGCAGGACGAGCACCTCGGCGTCGACGCGGTCGCCGAGGGCGCACAGGACTACCTGGTCAAAGGCCAGGTCGACGGCGTGCTGCTGACCCGGGCGCTGCGTTACGCGGTCGAGCGCAAGCGCGCCGACGAGAACGCGCTCCGGCTGCGCGAGGCCGAACTGCGTCAGGCCGAGTCCGCCCGTCTGGAGCGCGGCCTGCTGCCCCAGCCGCTGCTGCGCGACATCAAGCAGGCGGCCGTGCACATGTTCTACCGGCCGGGCCGCAGCCGGGGCCTGATCGGCGGCGACTTCTACGACGTGGTGCAGACCGCGGAGGGGCACCTCCAGCTGATCGTCGGCGACGTCTGCGGGCACGGCGTGGACGAGGCCGCGCTCGGCGTCGAGCTCCGGGTGGCCTGGCGCGCGCTGGTCGTGGCCGGTGTGCCGGACGACGAGATCCTGCCCGCGCTGGAGCAGGTGCTGATCAGCGAGCGCCGGCTGCCGGAGATCTTCACCACGGTCGCCGCGATCAAGCTGGACCTGGACGCGAACCGGGCCACGGTCCGCCTGGCCGGGCACCCGCAGCCGCTGCTGCTCGCCGGCGGCGACGTGAAGCCGATCCCGGCGCCCAACGGTCTGCTGCTCGGCGTCAGCCCGCGCCCGGTCCGGTCGTTCGACATCGAGTTCCCGTCCGAGGACTGGTCGATCCTGATGTACACGGACGGCCTGATCGAGGGCCACATCGGCCAGGGCACCGAGCGGCTGGACGTCTCCGGCCTGTGCCGGCTGCTCGCGGAGCCGCCGGCCACCGACATCCCGCTCGCCGAGCTGCCGCCGTGGCTGGTCGGACGCGCGGAGGAGTTGAACGGCGGCGCGCTCGCCGACGACGTCGCCATGCTGTTGATCTCGCGGGGGAGGGGTCGCTGA
- a CDS encoding sensor histidine kinase, with product MATGKGWTLRTRAIALTVVVAVILGALAAIAAITAAENREGLRVILEKTGPMRVAGQSLQSALLDQETAVRGFVLTSDDEDLKPYQEGLDDEQRLIGEIRGLLGDSAEDAAVRQQLEAVDAGSQAWRATIAEPVIAAVRAGDGAQAQQIIDQGSRQRFDVLRADLDKLQEDIFTLRNVFAERTQSTANLLIFLLVLAAAVIIVAGAALLVLLERFVIKPVTDLAAEARLVAAGDYQHKISGSGVPELAALAADIDGMRRKIAADLAEVIAARAAIEATNKQLEEQHEELTRSNRDLEQFAYVASHDLQEPLRKVASFCQLLQRRYGGKLDERADQYIYFAVDGAQRMQRLINDLLAFSRIGRITAGFTEVDLDKVMDEVSGQLDAAREYADGEIVYTDLPTIRGEEPLLTNLLANLVNNALKFRKPELPPRVEIRARQVGDQWEISCEDNGIGIEAEFADKVFVIFQRLHAKDAYPGTGIGLAIAKKIVEYHGGRIWIDSDYTGGTAIRFTLPVIASEAAELPSDQGTPQLQEENA from the coding sequence ATGGCGACCGGTAAGGGCTGGACGCTGCGGACGCGGGCGATCGCGCTGACGGTCGTGGTGGCGGTGATCCTCGGTGCGCTCGCCGCGATCGCCGCGATCACGGCGGCCGAGAACCGTGAGGGGCTGCGGGTCATCCTGGAGAAGACCGGGCCCATGCGGGTCGCCGGTCAGAGCCTGCAGAGCGCGCTGCTCGACCAGGAGACCGCGGTCCGCGGCTTCGTGCTGACCTCGGACGACGAGGACCTCAAGCCGTACCAGGAGGGTCTCGATGACGAACAGCGACTGATCGGGGAGATCAGGGGGCTGCTCGGCGACAGCGCCGAGGACGCCGCCGTGCGCCAGCAGCTGGAGGCCGTCGACGCCGGCTCGCAGGCGTGGCGGGCCACGATCGCGGAGCCGGTGATCGCCGCGGTCCGCGCCGGCGACGGCGCCCAGGCGCAGCAGATCATCGACCAGGGCAGCCGGCAGCGGTTCGACGTGCTCCGTGCCGACCTGGACAAGCTCCAGGAGGACATCTTCACGCTGCGGAACGTCTTCGCCGAGAGGACGCAGTCCACCGCGAACCTGCTGATCTTCCTGCTGGTCCTGGCGGCCGCGGTGATCATCGTGGCCGGCGCGGCGCTGCTGGTCCTGCTGGAGCGGTTCGTGATCAAACCGGTCACCGACCTCGCGGCCGAGGCCCGGCTGGTCGCGGCCGGCGACTACCAGCACAAGATCTCCGGCTCCGGTGTGCCCGAGCTGGCCGCGCTCGCCGCGGACATCGACGGCATGCGCCGGAAGATCGCCGCCGACCTGGCCGAGGTGATCGCCGCGCGCGCCGCGATCGAGGCCACCAACAAGCAGCTGGAGGAGCAGCACGAGGAGCTGACCCGGTCCAACCGCGACCTGGAGCAGTTCGCCTACGTCGCCTCGCACGACCTGCAGGAGCCGCTGCGCAAGGTGGCCAGCTTCTGCCAGCTGCTGCAGCGGCGCTACGGCGGAAAGCTCGACGAGCGCGCCGACCAGTACATCTACTTCGCGGTCGACGGCGCCCAGCGGATGCAGCGCCTGATCAACGACCTGCTGGCGTTCTCCCGGATCGGCCGGATCACGGCCGGCTTCACCGAGGTCGACCTGGACAAGGTGATGGACGAGGTCAGCGGCCAGCTCGACGCGGCCCGCGAGTACGCGGACGGCGAGATCGTCTACACCGACCTGCCCACCATCCGGGGCGAGGAGCCGCTGCTCACCAACCTGCTGGCCAACCTGGTCAACAACGCGCTGAAGTTCCGCAAGCCGGAGCTGCCGCCACGCGTCGAGATCCGGGCCCGCCAGGTCGGCGACCAGTGGGAGATCAGCTGCGAGGACAACGGCATCGGCATCGAGGCCGAGTTCGCGGACAAGGTCTTCGTGATCTTTCAGCGGCTGCACGCGAAGGACGCCTACCCCGGTACCGGAATCGGACTGGCCATCGCCAAGAAGATCGTCGAGTACCATGGTGGCCGGATTTGGATCGATTCGGACTACACCGGTGGCACCGCGATCAGGTTCACGCTCCCGGTGATCGCCTCCGAGGCGGCCGAACTGCCCTCCGACCAGGGCACCCCGCAGCTCCAGGAGGAGAACGCATGA
- a CDS encoding response regulator, translating to MTAPADGKSPIEVLLVEDDPGDVLMTQEAFDEHKLRNRLTVVSDGAEALAYLRQEGKHENAVLPDLILLDLNLPRRDGREVLQEIKRDEKLRRIPVVVLTTSQADEDILRSYQLHANAYVTKPVDFDRFIAVVRQIDEFFVSVVKLPPRP from the coding sequence ATGACCGCTCCGGCCGACGGCAAGAGCCCGATCGAGGTGCTGCTCGTCGAGGACGATCCCGGCGACGTGCTCATGACGCAGGAGGCGTTCGACGAGCACAAGCTGCGCAATCGGCTGACGGTCGTGTCCGACGGCGCGGAGGCGCTGGCCTACCTCCGCCAGGAGGGTAAGCACGAGAACGCGGTGCTGCCCGACCTGATCCTGCTCGACCTCAACCTGCCCCGGCGAGACGGCCGCGAGGTGCTGCAGGAGATCAAGCGGGACGAGAAGCTGCGCCGCATCCCGGTCGTCGTGCTCACCACGTCGCAGGCCGACGAGGACATCCTGCGCAGCTACCAGCTGCACGCGAACGCATACGTGACGAAGCCGGTCGACTTCGACCGCTTCATCGCGGTGGTCCGGCAGATCGACGAGTTCTTCGTCAGCGTCGTGAAGCTGCCGCCGCGGCCTTGA
- a CDS encoding inositol monophosphatase family protein, which yields MIEQVGDLVREAAQTVVLPLFTKLDPSDVHEKAPGDLVTIADQRSEKLLTEGLLRILPGSTVVGEESVAEDPGLLRRICETGPVWLVDPVDGTGNFACGKTPFAVMAALIQDGDLCAGWILDVTRDRMAVAERGSGAWVDGTRVTTRADPVPATELRGAVMLKYLPDEMAAEIEMRAGNVAAILPSQHCAGAEYPDVVSGVQDFVLFWKTLPWDHAPGVLFTREAGGVARRLDGTEFQVTDPKKGLLVAANDDIWADVRSALLGNFKI from the coding sequence CTGATCGAGCAGGTCGGCGACCTCGTCCGCGAGGCCGCCCAGACCGTCGTGCTTCCGCTCTTCACGAAGCTCGACCCGTCCGACGTCCACGAGAAGGCACCCGGCGACCTGGTCACCATCGCCGACCAGCGCTCCGAGAAGCTGCTCACCGAGGGCCTGCTGCGCATCCTGCCCGGCTCCACCGTGGTCGGCGAGGAGAGCGTGGCCGAGGACCCGGGCCTGCTGCGCCGCATCTGCGAGACCGGCCCGGTCTGGCTGGTCGACCCGGTCGACGGCACCGGCAACTTCGCGTGCGGGAAGACGCCGTTCGCGGTGATGGCCGCGCTCATCCAGGACGGCGACCTCTGCGCCGGCTGGATCCTCGACGTCACCCGCGACCGGATGGCCGTCGCGGAGCGTGGCTCCGGCGCCTGGGTCGACGGCACCCGGGTCACCACGCGCGCCGATCCGGTGCCGGCGACGGAGCTGCGCGGCGCCGTGATGCTGAAGTACCTGCCGGACGAGATGGCCGCGGAGATCGAGATGCGCGCCGGCAACGTCGCCGCGATCCTGCCCAGCCAGCACTGCGCGGGCGCGGAATATCCCGACGTGGTCAGCGGCGTCCAGGACTTCGTGCTGTTCTGGAAGACGCTGCCCTGGGACCACGCGCCGGGCGTGCTCTTCACCCGCGAGGCCGGCGGCGTCGCACGCCGTCTCGACGGCACGGAGTTCCAGGTCACGGACCCGAAGAAGGGCCTGCTGGTCGCGGCGAACGACGACATCTGGGCGGACGTCCGCTCGGCCCTCCTGGGCAACTTCAAGATCTAG
- a CDS encoding VOC family protein — protein MFRELYPILSTTRMPDMIHFYRDLLGARQTYRFPDEGTPAYVGLTLGTGSEFGLAATDVAPPARRHIDLCVYADDCDAAVAHLRAHGITITEEPADQPWGERLARATDPDGNPLVILSRL, from the coding sequence ATGTTCCGAGAGCTCTACCCGATTCTCAGCACCACCCGCATGCCCGATATGATCCACTTTTACCGCGACCTGCTCGGCGCCCGGCAGACCTACCGGTTCCCGGACGAGGGCACGCCCGCCTACGTCGGCCTCACGCTCGGCACCGGCTCCGAGTTCGGCCTCGCCGCAACCGACGTCGCACCGCCTGCCCGGCGCCACATCGACCTGTGCGTCTACGCCGACGATTGCGACGCGGCCGTCGCCCACCTGCGCGCACACGGCATCACGATCACCGAGGAACCCGCCGACCAGCCCTGGGGCGAGCGGCTGGCCCGCGCCACCGACCCGGACGGGAACCCGCTGGTCATCCTGTCCCGCCTCTGA
- a CDS encoding fused MFS/spermidine synthase gives MDDESEAVEDRPKALPNALAATLVFASSGAVLVLEIVAQRLIGPYVGLTLQTTSSVIGMALAAIAYGAWAGGWLADRRDPRTMLAPALILAGIATALTFPLIRYAGEFLRGNAAGGVLLLTALAVVVPAALLSAISPMVVKLQLSDLRRTGQVVGRLSGLGTLGGITATLGTGFVLVAALPSRVIMFSLAVLLGVGGLVLGWYLRRLDAAGTPKARVVAAVLGLVGAGLTAIAPTPCDVETEYSCASVVADQNRPGGRTLVLNAGDHSYVDLNDPRHLEFEYVQWIAAVSDVTAPAGAPVTALHVGGGGFTLPQYLAAARPGSSQTVLELDGELVELDRAELGLETGPDLRVVVGDARVSLAEAPAGAADFVVGDAFGDLVVPWHLSTREMAVQVRDAMKAGGVYAQNVIDYPPLHFIRAETATVQDVFPHVALIGPPSGLAGEEGANFVIVASDAPLPLDGIRARMAQTVPGPVTMLDGAELAAFVDDARVLTDDYAPVDQLLSR, from the coding sequence GTGGACGACGAATCTGAAGCCGTGGAAGACCGGCCGAAAGCCCTGCCGAACGCCCTCGCCGCCACGCTGGTCTTCGCGTCCAGCGGCGCGGTGCTGGTGCTGGAGATCGTCGCCCAGCGGCTGATCGGGCCGTACGTCGGGCTTACGCTGCAGACCACCAGCTCGGTGATCGGGATGGCGCTGGCCGCCATCGCGTACGGCGCGTGGGCCGGCGGCTGGCTGGCCGACCGCCGGGACCCGCGCACGATGCTCGCCCCGGCGCTGATCCTGGCCGGCATCGCGACCGCGCTCACGTTCCCGCTGATCCGCTACGCCGGTGAGTTCCTGCGCGGCAACGCGGCCGGCGGCGTGCTGCTGCTGACCGCGCTGGCCGTGGTGGTCCCGGCCGCGCTGCTCTCCGCGATCTCGCCGATGGTGGTGAAGCTGCAGCTGTCCGACCTGCGCCGGACCGGTCAGGTGGTGGGCCGGCTCTCCGGCCTGGGCACGCTCGGCGGTATCACGGCGACGCTCGGCACCGGGTTCGTGCTGGTGGCGGCCCTGCCCAGCCGGGTGATCATGTTCAGCCTGGCGGTGCTGCTCGGCGTGGGCGGCCTGGTGCTCGGCTGGTACCTGCGCCGGCTGGACGCGGCCGGCACACCGAAGGCGCGGGTCGTGGCCGCGGTGCTCGGGCTGGTCGGTGCCGGCCTGACCGCGATCGCGCCGACGCCGTGCGACGTGGAGACGGAGTACAGCTGCGCCTCCGTGGTCGCGGACCAGAACCGGCCGGGCGGCCGCACGCTGGTGCTGAACGCCGGCGACCACTCCTACGTGGACCTGAACGACCCGAGGCACCTGGAGTTCGAGTACGTGCAGTGGATCGCGGCCGTCTCCGACGTGACCGCGCCGGCCGGCGCACCGGTGACCGCGCTGCACGTCGGCGGCGGCGGGTTCACGCTGCCGCAGTATCTCGCCGCGGCCCGGCCGGGCAGCTCGCAGACCGTGCTGGAGCTGGACGGCGAGCTGGTCGAACTGGACCGGGCCGAGCTGGGCCTGGAGACCGGGCCGGACCTGCGGGTGGTGGTCGGCGACGCGCGGGTGTCGCTGGCCGAGGCGCCGGCCGGTGCGGCGGACTTCGTGGTCGGCGACGCGTTCGGCGACCTGGTGGTGCCGTGGCACCTGTCGACGCGGGAGATGGCGGTGCAGGTCCGCGACGCGATGAAGGCCGGCGGGGTGTACGCGCAGAACGTCATCGACTACCCGCCGCTGCACTTCATCCGTGCGGAGACCGCGACCGTGCAGGACGTGTTCCCGCACGTGGCGCTGATCGGCCCGCCGTCCGGGCTGGCCGGTGAGGAGGGCGCGAACTTCGTGATCGTGGCGTCGGACGCGCCACTGCCGCTGGACGGGATTCGGGCGCGGATGGCGCAGACCGTGCCCGGGCCGGTGACGATGCTGGACGGTGCGGAGTTGGCCGCGTTCGTCGACGACGCCCGGGTGCTGACCGACGACTACGCGCCGGTCGATCAACTGCTTTCCCGGTAG
- a CDS encoding potassium channel family protein, with protein sequence MASNGRTNLDDNVVVIGLGRFGGQVADSLLRLGHEVLGIDEDGKIVQQWSDRLTHVAQADSTDNDALRQLGVHEFQRAVVGIGTDIEASVLTVLALTEIGITEIWAKAISAKHGKILSSVGANHVIYPEAVMGDRVAHLITSKMIDFIEFDEGFAIAKVRAPQETAGRSLADIGLRRHHGITVIAVRPPDGSFIFAEASTLVPAGSKLIVAGTPKQVQAFAATT encoded by the coding sequence TTGGCTAGCAACGGCAGGACCAACCTCGACGACAACGTGGTGGTGATCGGGCTCGGCCGGTTCGGCGGGCAGGTCGCCGACTCGCTGCTGCGGCTCGGCCACGAGGTGCTCGGCATCGACGAGGACGGCAAGATCGTCCAGCAGTGGTCGGACCGGCTCACCCACGTGGCACAGGCCGACTCCACCGACAACGACGCGCTGCGCCAGCTCGGCGTGCACGAGTTCCAGCGCGCGGTCGTCGGCATCGGCACCGACATCGAGGCCAGCGTGCTCACCGTGCTGGCGCTGACCGAGATCGGCATCACCGAGATCTGGGCCAAGGCGATCTCCGCGAAGCACGGCAAGATCCTGTCCTCGGTCGGCGCGAACCACGTGATCTATCCCGAGGCGGTCATGGGCGACCGCGTCGCGCACCTGATCACCAGCAAAATGATCGACTTCATCGAGTTCGACGAGGGCTTCGCGATCGCGAAGGTGCGCGCCCCGCAGGAGACCGCGGGACGCTCGCTCGCCGACATCGGCCTGCGCCGGCACCACGGCATCACGGTGATCGCGGTCCGGCCGCCGGACGGCAGTTTCATCTTCGCCGAGGCCTCGACCCTGGTGCCGGCCGGCAGCAAACTGATCGTGGCCGGCACCCCGAAGCAGGTCCAGGCGTTCGCCGCGACGACCTGA
- a CDS encoding TrkH family potassium uptake protein, with translation MRRHLQHPARIVPVAFLALVVLGTALMMLPVSRAEPGFAPFVTALFTATSAVCVTGLAVVDTGTYWSPFGLGMMTVLTQIGGLGIMVMATLLGVLISQRLGLRGRLMAQTESRTLETADIRRMVLRIVAVSFVCEAVIAVAVGLRFWLGYDYSFGRAMWEGVFHSIQAFNNGGFALYPDSLMRFVGDPWICLPLVFGVMLGSIGFPVIFELARRWRKPHSWSTHTRLTVWGSLVLAVTGFILVLAFEWNNAGTFGPLNWGDKVLAAFTQDVMTRSGGFNSVDFGAMNQETLTISTALMFIGGGSGSTSGGIKLTTFFLLGFVILAEIRGEPDVVIGRRRIAETTQRQAMTVALLGVALVGCGTLALLFIDRDITLDRAIFEATSAFATVGLSTGITPTLPESGQVVLVILMYVGRVGTIAVGSAIALNSRQRLYRYPEERPIVG, from the coding sequence ATGCGTCGTCACCTTCAGCATCCCGCCCGCATCGTGCCCGTGGCGTTCCTGGCTCTGGTCGTGCTCGGGACGGCACTCATGATGCTGCCCGTCTCGCGCGCCGAGCCGGGCTTCGCGCCGTTCGTCACGGCACTGTTCACCGCCACCTCCGCGGTCTGCGTGACCGGCCTGGCCGTGGTCGACACCGGCACCTACTGGTCGCCGTTCGGCCTTGGCATGATGACCGTGCTGACCCAGATCGGCGGTCTCGGCATCATGGTGATGGCCACGCTGCTCGGCGTGCTCATCTCGCAGCGGCTCGGACTGCGCGGCCGCCTGATGGCGCAGACCGAGAGCCGCACGCTGGAGACCGCGGACATCCGCCGGATGGTGCTGCGGATCGTGGCAGTCTCGTTCGTCTGCGAGGCGGTGATCGCGGTCGCGGTCGGGCTGCGGTTCTGGCTCGGCTACGACTACTCGTTCGGCCGGGCGATGTGGGAGGGCGTCTTCCACTCGATCCAGGCGTTCAACAATGGCGGGTTCGCGCTCTACCCGGACAGCCTGATGCGGTTCGTCGGCGACCCGTGGATCTGCCTGCCGCTGGTGTTCGGCGTGATGCTCGGCAGCATCGGTTTCCCGGTCATCTTCGAGCTGGCCCGCCGGTGGCGGAAGCCGCACAGCTGGTCCACGCACACCCGGCTCACGGTGTGGGGCTCGCTGGTGCTGGCCGTCACCGGATTCATCCTGGTGCTCGCGTTCGAGTGGAACAACGCGGGCACGTTCGGGCCGCTCAACTGGGGCGACAAGGTCCTGGCCGCGTTCACCCAGGACGTGATGACCCGGTCCGGCGGCTTCAACAGCGTCGACTTCGGCGCGATGAATCAGGAGACGCTGACGATCAGCACCGCGCTGATGTTCATCGGCGGCGGCAGCGGCTCCACCTCCGGCGGCATCAAGCTGACCACGTTCTTCCTGCTCGGGTTCGTGATCCTGGCGGAGATCCGCGGTGAGCCGGACGTGGTGATCGGCCGCCGCCGGATCGCGGAGACCACGCAGCGGCAGGCGATGACCGTGGCGCTGCTCGGCGTCGCGCTGGTCGGCTGCGGCACGCTCGCGCTGCTCTTCATCGACCGGGACATCACACTGGACCGTGCGATATTCGAGGCGACGTCCGCGTTCGCCACGGTCGGCCTCTCCACCGGCATCACGCCGACCCTGCCGGAGAGCGGGCAGGTCGTGCTCGTCATCCTGATGTACGTGGGGCGGGTCGGCACCATCGCCGTCGGCTCCGCGATCGCCCTGAACAGCCGCCAGCGGCTCTACCGCTATCCCGAAGAGAGACCCATCGTTGGCTAG